One stretch of Trichocoleus desertorum ATA4-8-CV12 DNA includes these proteins:
- a CDS encoding YajQ family cyclic di-GMP-binding protein, with translation MAATSSFDVVSDFDRQELVNAIDQTVREIKSRFDLKDTKTTIELGEDVITINTDSEFTLDAVHTLLQTKSAKRNLSLKIFDYGTVESASGNRVRQEIKLKKGISKEIAKQISLLIRDEFKKVQASIQGDAVRVSAKDKDDLQAVIQRLKQEDLPVALQFNNYR, from the coding sequence ATGGCTGCTACTTCTTCATTTGATGTTGTGAGTGACTTCGATCGTCAAGAGTTGGTGAATGCGATCGATCAAACAGTTCGTGAAATCAAGAGCCGCTTTGACCTAAAGGACACCAAGACGACGATCGAGCTTGGTGAAGATGTCATTACGATTAATACAGATAGCGAGTTTACGCTAGATGCAGTCCATACGTTGCTACAAACGAAATCTGCAAAGCGTAATCTGTCGCTCAAAATCTTTGACTATGGCACAGTGGAGTCGGCGAGTGGCAACCGAGTTAGGCAGGAAATTAAGTTGAAGAAAGGAATCAGCAAAGAGATCGCAAAACAAATTTCTTTGCTGATTCGCGACGAGTTTAAGAAGGTGCAGGCATCAATTCAAGGGGATGCGGTGCGAGTGTCTGCGAAGGATAAGGATGATTTACAAGCAGTGATCCAACGGCTAAAGCAGGAAGATTTGCCTGTGGCTTTGCAGTTTAATAATTATCGCTAG
- a CDS encoding MAPEG family protein produces the protein MSVPLPVSALLLYSIAGAALLVYVPFLVVAYGRLQVGYDSRAPRAIFEKLPAYAQRATWAHQNSFESFMLFAAAALMAYVTQQDSIWVAGAAIAYLVARLLFSLFYILDIPLARSLMFGIGTLCIATLMGTSLTSLH, from the coding sequence ATGTCTGTGCCATTGCCAGTTTCAGCACTTTTGCTCTACAGCATTGCCGGGGCTGCATTGCTTGTTTATGTTCCCTTTCTCGTCGTCGCTTACGGTCGGCTACAAGTTGGGTATGATTCGCGGGCCCCAAGAGCCATCTTTGAGAAGCTGCCAGCCTATGCTCAGCGAGCAACTTGGGCGCACCAAAACTCATTTGAATCGTTTATGTTGTTTGCGGCAGCAGCCTTGATGGCTTATGTGACGCAACAAGATTCGATCTGGGTGGCGGGAGCGGCGATCGCTTATTTGGTGGCGCGGTTGCTGTTTTCGCTGTTTTATATTCTAGATATTCCCCTGGCGCGATCGCTGATGTTTGGCATTGGTACCCTTTGTATTGCTACATTGATGGGCACAAGCTTGACATCCCTGCATTAA
- a CDS encoding DNA recombination-mediator protein A — protein MSQSIDLPKVDDFLQELATIQQTGSKRIALLGSRHVPITHQHLIEMMSYALVLSGNRLITSGATGTNSAAIRGAMRADPNLLTVILPQSLERQPRESREQLAQVMHLVENPEHDSLTLAEASALCNLEIVSRCQQLICFAFHDSQTLLKTCQDAEEQRRIITLFYFD, from the coding sequence TTGAGTCAATCGATAGATCTGCCTAAAGTAGACGATTTTTTACAAGAGCTGGCGACCATTCAGCAAACAGGGTCTAAACGCATCGCCTTGCTGGGGTCACGTCATGTTCCGATTACTCATCAACACTTAATTGAAATGATGAGTTATGCCTTGGTGTTGTCCGGTAATCGTCTCATTACCTCTGGTGCAACCGGAACTAATTCTGCTGCGATTCGGGGTGCCATGCGGGCTGATCCGAACTTGCTGACAGTCATTCTGCCTCAGAGCTTGGAACGTCAACCTCGCGAATCTCGCGAACAATTGGCTCAGGTAATGCACCTGGTAGAGAATCCGGAGCATGACAGTTTAACTTTGGCTGAAGCAAGCGCGTTGTGCAACCTGGAGATTGTTTCTCGCTGCCAGCAGCTCATTTGCTTCGCCTTCCATGACAGCCAAACGTTGCTCAAGACTTGTCAAGATGCTGAGGAGCAGCGCCGAATTATCACCCTGTTTTACTTTGACTAG
- a CDS encoding carotenoid oxygenase family protein, translating into MVSTAQPTQTQAAWSKAIPPTSTNAIAQPIKEFNLTPLPVLSGAIPSGLRGSLYRNGPARLERGGYDAQHWFDGDGAILGVHFSDGGANGVYRFVQSTGYQAEAQAGCLLYGGYGTMPSGSLWNRLTQGTKNVANTSVLALSDKLLALWEGGQPHALNLQTLETLGLENLGQLGGEQRYSAHPKRDPQTGEIFNFGVGYGKTGILHIYRSDKTGQIRQHNAIALDGFPLIHDFVLAGPYLVFCIPPVRLNPFPVLLKLQSYSDALTWKPQLGTQILVVDRETLSVVSCGEADPWYQWHFGNGCMDTSGAVVVDMVRYADFQTNQYLKEVATGQTHTTAQGTLWQLRLQPESGKVEAMTEMLDRGCEFPVVNPQEVGQASRFTYLSVHRPDIDTRQEMFGAIARFDHQTGQLMTADLGDRCYPTEPIYAPDRESPDQGWILTVVFDGKTDRSEVQIFASDRLNEAPVCRLALPSIIPLGFHGTWKPA; encoded by the coding sequence ATGGTTAGTACCGCTCAACCGACACAAACTCAGGCCGCATGGTCTAAGGCCATTCCACCCACGAGTACGAATGCGATCGCCCAACCGATAAAAGAGTTTAATCTCACCCCCTTACCTGTGCTTTCGGGGGCAATTCCTAGCGGATTGAGAGGTTCGCTCTATCGGAATGGCCCTGCTCGGCTAGAACGAGGTGGCTACGATGCTCAGCATTGGTTCGATGGCGATGGCGCAATTCTCGGCGTCCATTTCAGCGATGGGGGGGCAAATGGGGTCTACCGCTTTGTCCAAAGCACAGGCTACCAAGCAGAAGCTCAAGCAGGCTGTTTGCTCTATGGCGGCTATGGGACCATGCCCTCAGGCTCTCTATGGAATCGGCTGACCCAAGGGACGAAAAACGTTGCCAATACTTCTGTGCTGGCTCTATCAGACAAACTTTTAGCGCTCTGGGAAGGGGGGCAGCCTCACGCTCTAAATCTTCAAACCCTAGAAACTTTAGGTTTGGAAAATTTGGGCCAACTGGGTGGCGAACAGCGCTATTCTGCTCACCCCAAACGCGACCCACAGACTGGCGAGATTTTTAACTTTGGGGTGGGTTACGGCAAAACGGGTATCTTGCATATTTACCGTAGTGATAAAACGGGCCAAATCCGCCAGCACAATGCGATCGCCCTCGATGGTTTTCCGTTAATTCACGATTTTGTCCTAGCGGGACCGTATTTAGTGTTTTGCATTCCACCTGTGCGGCTAAATCCTTTTCCTGTCCTGCTAAAACTGCAAAGCTACAGCGATGCCCTCACCTGGAAGCCGCAGTTGGGCACCCAAATTTTAGTGGTGGATCGAGAGACTCTCAGCGTTGTGAGCTGTGGTGAAGCCGACCCTTGGTATCAGTGGCACTTTGGGAATGGCTGCATGGATACCAGCGGTGCAGTGGTCGTAGATATGGTCCGCTATGCAGACTTTCAAACCAATCAATACCTAAAGGAAGTGGCGACCGGACAAACTCACACAACAGCGCAAGGAACTTTATGGCAACTGCGACTCCAGCCTGAATCAGGAAAGGTTGAAGCTATGACAGAAATGCTCGATCGCGGCTGCGAATTTCCGGTAGTAAACCCTCAAGAAGTAGGGCAAGCTTCTCGCTTTACCTATCTCTCGGTTCATCGTCCTGACATTGATACCCGTCAAGAAATGTTTGGCGCGATCGCTCGTTTTGATCACCAAACTGGGCAACTAATGACCGCAGATTTAGGCGATCGCTGCTACCCTACAGAACCCATCTACGCACCCGATCGCGAGAGTCCTGATCAAGGCTGGATTCTGACTGTGGTGTTTGATGGCAAAACGGATCGCAGTGAAGTGCAAATTTTCGCTAGCGATCGCCTGAATGAGGCCCCGGTTTGTCGGTTAGCATTGCCCAGCATCATTCCCTTAGGCTTTCATGGCACTTGGAAGCCAGCCTAG
- a CDS encoding phosphotransacetylase family protein yields MPKSPKYLLVGSTEAYSGKSAMILGVAHQLKERGLDIAYGKPLGTCLSESRTDALDEDVRFFSQVLNLAENRLQPTLLALDEQTVQNRLQGLDRTNYRQTLNQYLQMQGGDLVLLEGPGTLEEGSLFDLSLSQVAETVDAAVLLVARCHSLLLVDGLLAAKQKLGDRLIGVLINDIPKEQLETVDKVMRPFLAQHEIPVLGLFPRSDLLRSVSVRELVHQLNAEVLCRGDRLDLLVESLTIGAMNVSSALKYFQKARNMAVVTGGDRTDIQLAALETSTQCLILTGHLPPTRTIISRADDLEIPILSVDLDTLTTVEIIDRAFGQVRLHEPIKMQYVQQMVAEHFDIDQLMAKLNLEPAVTLQ; encoded by the coding sequence GTGCCAAAGTCCCCGAAGTATTTGTTAGTAGGATCAACGGAAGCTTACAGTGGTAAGTCAGCCATGATCCTGGGTGTGGCTCACCAATTGAAGGAGCGAGGGCTAGACATCGCCTATGGTAAACCTTTAGGCACCTGCTTAAGCGAATCGCGAACAGATGCGCTGGATGAGGATGTGCGGTTCTTCTCTCAAGTCCTGAATTTAGCTGAAAATCGCTTGCAGCCTACGTTACTTGCGTTAGACGAACAGACGGTACAAAACCGCTTGCAAGGACTGGATCGAACGAACTACCGCCAAACTCTCAACCAGTACTTACAGATGCAAGGAGGAGACCTGGTGCTTTTGGAGGGGCCAGGTACTTTAGAGGAGGGGAGTCTATTTGATCTCTCTCTGTCTCAGGTAGCAGAAACCGTTGATGCGGCTGTGTTGCTGGTGGCTCGTTGTCACTCGTTGTTGCTAGTCGATGGCTTGCTGGCCGCTAAACAGAAGCTGGGCGATCGCCTGATTGGGGTATTGATTAACGACATTCCTAAGGAGCAGCTAGAGACGGTGGACAAGGTGATGCGGCCATTTTTGGCACAACACGAAATTCCCGTACTAGGTCTATTTCCGCGTAGTGATTTGCTACGCAGTGTCAGCGTGCGCGAACTGGTCCATCAGCTCAATGCTGAAGTGCTCTGCCGAGGCGATCGCTTAGATCTCCTGGTGGAAAGCTTGACGATCGGGGCGATGAATGTCAGCTCCGCTTTGAAGTATTTCCAGAAAGCGCGAAATATGGCGGTGGTCACAGGGGGCGATCGCACAGATATTCAGCTTGCCGCCCTAGAAACCTCGACGCAATGCCTGATTTTGACTGGGCATTTGCCGCCTACCCGCACCATTATTAGTCGGGCAGACGATCTAGAAATTCCTATTCTCTCGGTAGATCTCGATACCCTAACCACGGTAGAGATTATTGATCGCGCCTTTGGTCAAGTACGCCTGCATGAGCCGATCAAGATGCAATATGTTCAGCAGATGGTGGCAGAACATTTTGACATTGACCAGCTCATGGCGAAACTGAATCTAGAGCCTGCCGTAACCCTGCAATAA
- a CDS encoding radical SAM protein, whose product MAPLVANYYLTYRCNARCHFCDIWALEPPQEASFETIKHNLQDLRRLGVRYVDFTGGEPLLRADVAQIYTEAKRQGFQTSMTTNTILYPKKAEEIQGLVDFLNFSLDGGDADTHDQSRGVRIFDTLVESVKLAHSLGEHPVLNHTVTAQNYERIGEVGELGLQLGARVWLNPAFTAHSNYNDKKNPTPDMVAAIEAAAKKFNNVGYNKAALAFIEAGGNDTKNPRCKAVDAVIAISPDDKLLLPCYHFSQTGVSIEGRLYELYRQNEVVEEYRQSQGKLSVCEGCTVWCYLIPSFFKGVDKYWWLNQITYAGEFLARKRFLQRA is encoded by the coding sequence ATGGCACCTCTGGTTGCAAATTATTACTTGACCTACCGCTGCAATGCCCGTTGCCACTTTTGTGATATCTGGGCATTAGAGCCGCCTCAAGAAGCGAGTTTTGAGACCATCAAGCACAATCTACAAGATCTGCGACGATTGGGAGTGCGGTATGTAGACTTTACGGGTGGTGAACCACTGCTACGAGCCGATGTAGCGCAGATTTATACGGAAGCAAAGCGGCAGGGTTTCCAGACCAGCATGACGACAAACACGATTCTCTATCCTAAGAAGGCGGAAGAGATTCAAGGTTTGGTTGATTTTCTCAATTTCTCACTAGATGGGGGTGACGCTGACACCCATGATCAATCGCGGGGTGTAAGAATTTTTGACACTCTTGTCGAGTCAGTCAAGCTCGCTCATTCCTTGGGAGAGCATCCGGTTCTCAACCACACTGTAACCGCTCAAAATTACGAGCGGATTGGCGAAGTAGGTGAACTGGGTCTTCAGTTAGGGGCGCGCGTTTGGCTCAACCCTGCTTTCACCGCTCACAGCAACTATAACGATAAGAAAAACCCAACGCCTGATATGGTGGCAGCGATCGAAGCGGCTGCTAAGAAATTTAACAATGTTGGTTACAATAAGGCTGCACTGGCTTTTATTGAGGCTGGTGGTAATGACACCAAAAATCCTCGCTGTAAAGCGGTGGATGCTGTAATCGCTATTTCACCCGACGACAAATTGCTCTTACCCTGCTATCACTTTTCTCAAACGGGTGTCTCGATTGAGGGACGGCTGTATGAACTCTATCGCCAAAATGAGGTGGTGGAAGAATATCGCCAGTCGCAGGGCAAACTGTCTGTATGTGAAGGCTGTACGGTTTGGTGCTATCTCATTCCCAGCTTCTTCAAGGGTGTCGATAAATATTGGTGGTTGAATCAAATAACCTATGCGGGAGAATTCCTGGCCCGGAAACGATTCCTTCAGCGAGCTTGA
- a CDS encoding glycosyltransferase family 2 protein — translation MRENSWPGNDSFSELESLGSLLTDLSEVEEDLETPSYKGFRGRRRKAAFTLTMVWSGTIALHLFSWGIWVVIGLTTVVGIHALRIMLARPLVAPEPLAEADQADWPFVSLLVAAKNEEAVVGKLVKTLCDLDYPADRYELWVIDDSSTDRTPILLDQLAREYPQLKVLHRAAGAGGGKSGALNQVLPLTQGEILAVFDADAQVSQDLLKRVLPLFQRPQVGAVQVRKAIANADTNFLTQGQSIEMALDAFFQEQRIALGGIGELRGNGQFVRRLALERCGGWNEETITDDLDLTFRLHLDQWDIDFLAVPAVEEEGVTRSLALWHQRNRWAEGGYQRYLDYWRFLARNRRLSPRKTFDLFVFWLIQYILPTASVPDLLMAIARNSSPLLSPLASLTVMLSFMGMFVGLRRYQQPKLAATPGEAQANLDASFWTTLSQSLQGTVYMFHWLVVVASTTARISVRPKRLKWIKTIHQGAEDEVWLDLPEQT, via the coding sequence ATGCGGGAGAATTCCTGGCCCGGAAACGATTCCTTCAGCGAGCTTGAGTCCCTTGGCTCTCTTTTGACTGACTTATCGGAGGTAGAAGAGGATCTAGAAACTCCCTCTTATAAGGGCTTTAGAGGGCGGCGACGTAAAGCAGCTTTTACGCTCACAATGGTTTGGAGTGGCACGATCGCCCTCCATTTATTTTCTTGGGGCATTTGGGTTGTGATTGGCTTAACCACAGTGGTGGGCATCCACGCCCTGCGGATTATGCTGGCTCGACCTCTAGTAGCTCCAGAACCTTTAGCCGAAGCGGATCAAGCAGATTGGCCTTTTGTCTCTTTGTTGGTTGCAGCTAAAAACGAAGAGGCAGTGGTTGGCAAGCTGGTAAAGACGCTGTGTGATCTTGATTATCCTGCCGATCGCTACGAACTTTGGGTGATTGATGACAGCAGCACCGATCGCACCCCGATTTTGCTCGATCAGTTGGCCAGGGAGTACCCACAACTTAAAGTTCTGCACCGAGCGGCGGGCGCGGGTGGTGGCAAGTCGGGAGCCTTAAATCAGGTTCTGCCCTTAACCCAAGGGGAAATTCTGGCTGTCTTTGATGCAGATGCGCAGGTGTCTCAGGACTTGCTGAAGCGTGTATTACCTCTGTTCCAACGGCCTCAAGTGGGTGCGGTACAGGTGCGGAAGGCGATCGCGAATGCGGACACCAACTTCCTAACTCAAGGGCAATCGATTGAAATGGCGTTGGATGCCTTTTTTCAAGAACAACGAATTGCTCTGGGTGGCATTGGCGAATTGCGGGGGAATGGTCAGTTTGTCCGGCGCTTAGCTCTAGAGCGGTGTGGTGGTTGGAACGAGGAAACCATCACGGATGACCTAGACCTCACCTTCCGCTTACACCTCGATCAGTGGGACATTGATTTTCTAGCAGTGCCTGCGGTTGAGGAAGAAGGGGTGACGCGATCGCTAGCGCTTTGGCATCAACGCAATCGTTGGGCGGAGGGAGGTTATCAACGGTATTTAGATTACTGGCGTTTCCTGGCTCGCAATCGTCGGCTCAGCCCTCGAAAGACGTTTGATTTATTCGTTTTTTGGCTGATCCAGTACATTTTGCCGACCGCTTCCGTACCCGACTTGCTGATGGCGATCGCCCGCAATAGCTCACCTCTCCTCAGCCCACTGGCTAGCTTGACGGTGATGCTCTCGTTTATGGGCATGTTTGTCGGTTTACGCCGCTACCAACAACCTAAACTAGCTGCAACTCCAGGGGAGGCTCAGGCAAATTTAGACGCTTCTTTCTGGACGACGCTGTCTCAATCTTTGCAAGGAACGGTCTATATGTTCCATTGGTTGGTGGTTGTAGCTAGTACGACAGCCCGTATTTCAGTGCGACCGAAGCGCTTGAAGTGGATCAAGACTATCCATCAGGGTGCTGAAGATGAAGTTTGGCTAGATCTGCCAGAGCAAACCTAA
- the dnaX gene encoding DNA polymerase III subunit gamma/tau: MPYEPLHHKYRPQTFAELVGQEAIATTLTNALRQQRIAPAYLFTGARGTGKTSSARILAKSLNCLQSDAPTETPCGKCEVCRAIANGSALDVIEIDAASNTGVDNIRELIERSQFSPVQCRHKVYVIDECLTGDSLVQTSQGLIRIDSPEIQGKQVLSYNDQTGTWEFKQVLRWFDQGVRSTYLIKTTNREIRCTGNHLIRTDQGWKPAAELKPGMKILSPHPVKNYRPSGPSWSHSDLNVPVAVARDYKSPRSLAKLVSNTSNATGRNTLQNKTTTKSLVSQRSWQNWKNTNPVVLVGAENNSAFLSICSRDRNQQPLQVSKAIGDGTPTSKATASGQLVPTTSLTTSTPCLQKPWASSTAPYWATAPSPTPTATADSPACPGLMVSSSKLGWNTKLSVWQDYAPNLEPQPIRDTGKSQPVAVLPVTPNSQKFFRSSDHPAIRNKFLETGSSASLLKDWPGGIWTTAHSLSRPKVARKFSSIQKATQPTKINLLQSGLRKAATQPTLEVTQEPVEAKSTPTWQWEQILAENGSQTCGSTPSHQWTTNLEQVESVRLDGAEAVYDIEVEDNHNFVANGLLAHNCHMLSTAAFNALLKTLEEPPDRVVFVLATTDPQRVLPTIISRCQRFDFRRIPLEAMVHHLSAIAHNESINIAPDAVQLVGQIAQGGLRDAESLLDQLSLLEGQVTVERVWDLVGAVPERDLLALLQAIATNDPAQVLDGARHLMNRGREPLIVLQNLASFYRDLLIAKTAPSRGDLVAITPPTWAQLCQFAQQLPIALILEGQKYLRAAEVQIKNSTQPRLWLEVTLLGLLPSELGVEPPVVTAAPIAPAPIAPQWVPTPLTILPVPTSSAPLPATTTASSSNGKMPSVASQLQQLLSQVASKHQLSTPAADLEVLAGAIAQALLHDQEFRSALSALISAPQPTVASISETVATNSHTQVAVVTETVVPATAQNGRAEVVETSHVEVDEAIAVVETAAIEFTEPDLITSIGEPSPWQEAAAQEPELLEPPDNEIPAVEAAPALNLEQLWQKVLGCIELRGTQALLGQQCYLLGLDKQQAKVGVRSQPLIKIAQRSLPIVEEAFHKAVGYPVKVSLVVASAAEPAPAIPAAPEGHAQPSAAIAPQPPRLAERTPSSSSQAPDPGPQGASPPAIAHETNHSHSSPTSTAATPPEPITSVDAIAAIDPPSLQNIPWQEEDEVTRAAKRLAEFFGGKVVDLESGWTSDGNELVVAPPISEWDETDSGAEADEVPF; the protein is encoded by the coding sequence TCGACGCGGCTAGTAACACCGGGGTCGATAATATTCGGGAGTTGATCGAGCGATCGCAATTTTCACCCGTCCAGTGCCGCCACAAAGTGTATGTGATTGACGAGTGCTTAACTGGAGACTCATTAGTACAAACTAGTCAGGGACTGATTCGCATTGACAGTCCTGAGATTCAAGGCAAACAAGTTCTCAGCTACAATGACCAAACCGGAACCTGGGAATTCAAACAAGTTTTGCGCTGGTTCGATCAAGGCGTTCGCTCCACTTACCTGATCAAAACCACCAATCGAGAAATCCGCTGTACCGGAAACCACCTGATTCGGACTGATCAAGGATGGAAACCAGCCGCCGAACTCAAGCCAGGGATGAAGATTCTGTCGCCTCATCCTGTGAAAAATTACAGGCCAAGTGGGCCGAGTTGGAGCCACTCAGACCTGAATGTGCCTGTGGCTGTGGCGAGAGACTACAAATCCCCACGATCGCTGGCAAAACTAGTGTCGAATACATCCAACGCTACTGGCAGAAACACCCTACAAAACAAAACCACTACAAAGTCCTTAGTCTCACAGAGAAGCTGGCAGAACTGGAAAAATACGAACCCTGTTGTGCTTGTGGGTGCGGAGAACAACTCAGCATTCCTCAGCATATGCTCACGCGATCGCAACCAGCAACCGTTGCAGGTATCCAAAGCCATTGGCGACGGCACCCCTACAAGCAAGGCCACGGCATCTGGGCAACTCGTACCCACAACTTCGTTAACAACCTCGACCCCCTGTCTCCAAAAACCTTGGGCCTCATCTACGGCACCTTACTGGGCGACTGCTCCATCACCTACCCCAACCGCCACAGCCGATTCCCCCGCTTGTCCTGGACTCATGGTATCCAGCAGCAAGCTTGGTTGGAATACAAAGCTGAGCGTTTGGCAGGATTACGCCCCAAACTTAGAACCGCAACCAATCAGGGATACGGGCAAGAGTCAGCCTGTGGCAGTACTGCCTGTCACCCCCAACTCGCAGAAGTTTTTCAGGTCGTCAGACCATCCGGCAATCAGAAACAAGTTTCTCGAAACTGGCTCCAGCGCCTCACTCCTGAAGGATTGGCCTGGTGGTATATGGACGACGGCTCACTCACTCTCACGCCCCAAGGTAGCCCGCAAATTCAGCTCCATACAGAAGGCTACTCAACCAACGAAAATCAACTTATTGCAGAGTGGCTTACGGAAAGCGGCTACCCAGCCAACGTTAGAAGTTACACAAGAGCCAGTAGAGGCAAAATCTACTCCTACTTGGCAATGGGAGCAGATACTAGCCGAAAATGGCTCTCAGACTTGCGGCAGTACGCCCTCCCATCAATGGACTACAAATTTGGAGCAGGTCGAATCTGTCCGCCTCGATGGGGCTGAGGCAGTTTACGACATTGAGGTTGAAGACAACCATAACTTTGTGGCAAATGGGCTGCTGGCACATAATTGCCATATGCTCAGTACCGCCGCATTCAACGCGCTGCTAAAGACGTTGGAGGAACCGCCCGATCGCGTGGTGTTCGTGCTGGCGACGACTGATCCACAACGAGTATTGCCTACCATTATTTCGCGGTGTCAGCGGTTCGACTTTCGGCGGATTCCGCTAGAGGCAATGGTGCATCACTTGAGCGCGATCGCCCACAACGAATCAATCAATATTGCTCCCGATGCAGTGCAGTTGGTGGGGCAAATTGCTCAGGGTGGGTTGCGCGATGCCGAGAGCTTATTGGATCAACTGAGTTTGCTGGAAGGGCAAGTAACAGTTGAGCGGGTCTGGGATTTAGTCGGAGCGGTGCCAGAGCGAGACTTGCTAGCTTTATTGCAAGCGATCGCCACCAATGACCCTGCCCAGGTTCTAGATGGGGCACGTCACTTAATGAATCGGGGCCGAGAACCCCTGATTGTCCTGCAAAACTTAGCCAGCTTTTACCGTGACCTACTCATTGCTAAAACTGCGCCAAGTCGAGGAGATTTAGTCGCGATTACGCCGCCGACTTGGGCACAATTGTGTCAGTTTGCTCAGCAACTCCCGATCGCCCTAATTTTAGAAGGGCAAAAGTATCTCCGAGCGGCAGAGGTGCAGATTAAAAACTCGACTCAACCCCGTCTGTGGCTAGAAGTCACATTGCTGGGTTTGTTGCCTTCTGAGTTGGGAGTAGAACCGCCCGTTGTGACTGCTGCTCCCATTGCGCCTGCTCCCATTGCGCCCCAGTGGGTTCCAACTCCACTAACCATTCTACCCGTCCCAACATCCTCAGCTCCCTTACCCGCTACAACAACAGCCAGCTCTTCTAATGGCAAAATGCCCAGTGTGGCTAGTCAGTTGCAGCAATTGTTGAGTCAAGTTGCCAGTAAACATCAGCTATCTACGCCAGCGGCAGACTTAGAAGTACTAGCAGGTGCGATCGCCCAAGCTCTTTTGCATGATCAGGAGTTCCGCAGTGCCTTGAGTGCGTTAATTTCTGCCCCTCAGCCCACTGTTGCATCGATTTCAGAAACGGTAGCAACCAACAGTCATACTCAAGTGGCAGTCGTCACTGAAACTGTAGTCCCTGCAACCGCTCAAAATGGCAGAGCCGAAGTAGTGGAAACAAGCCATGTAGAAGTTGATGAAGCGATCGCGGTTGTAGAAACCGCAGCAATCGAATTTACAGAGCCTGATCTCATTACATCAATTGGCGAACCCAGTCCCTGGCAAGAAGCGGCTGCCCAGGAGCCAGAATTGCTTGAGCCGCCAGACAACGAAATACCAGCGGTTGAGGCAGCACCAGCATTGAACTTAGAGCAATTGTGGCAAAAGGTTCTAGGTTGCATCGAGTTGCGGGGTACGCAGGCATTATTGGGTCAACAGTGCTACTTGCTAGGACTCGATAAACAACAAGCCAAGGTTGGAGTGCGATCGCAACCTCTGATCAAAATTGCTCAACGCAGTTTGCCAATCGTGGAGGAAGCCTTTCACAAAGCTGTAGGTTATCCTGTCAAAGTATCTTTAGTCGTAGCGTCCGCCGCTGAACCTGCACCTGCCATCCCAGCAGCTCCTGAGGGTCATGCTCAACCCTCTGCGGCGATCGCACCACAACCCCCTCGGTTAGCAGAAAGAACACCATCGAGCAGCTCTCAAGCGCCAGACCCAGGGCCACAAGGCGCTAGTCCTCCTGCCATTGCTCACGAAACGAACCACTCCCACTCGTCCCCAACATCTACAGCAGCTACTCCACCAGAACCTATTACCTCAGTGGACGCGATCGCAGCGATCGACCCTCCATCGCTGCAAAACATTCCTTGGCAAGAAGAAGACGAAGTGACACGAGCAGCCAAGCGACTCGCAGAGTTCTTTGGAGGCAAGGTCGTGGATTTAGAAAGCGGTTGGACTTCTGACGGTAATGAGCTAGTAGTCGCGCCCCCAATCAGCGAGTGGGATGAAACCGACTCAGGCGCAGAAGCAGATGAAGTACCCTTCTAA